One window of the Crateriforma spongiae genome contains the following:
- a CDS encoding DUF1553 domain-containing protein, with amino-acid sequence MINPTNTVSIPACFLAAIIVVCDGGAASASDAAATAISEGKDDGTTGELTPTISFNRDVRPILSDRCFKCHGPDAENQDSDLRLDTHENAVADLGGYQAIVPGDLEASELYLRIHSDDEDLVMPPADSLRGLSKKEKQILDQWILQGAPYERHWSFETLPKSVAVPPIDDPWVTNPIDRFVMAAMHQQNVAPADPASKEKWLRRVTFDLTGLPPTLDQIDAFIADDSQTAFETVVDRLLTSDACAERLTSEWLDVARYSDSFGYQRDDARYVWPYRDWVIDAFRQNMPYDQFITWQVGGDLIPDATEEQVLATTFNRLHSHKKEGGVALEEFRIENVADRTQTFAAAFLGLTLECSRCHDHKYDPITMKDYYSLSSFFANVDERGLISYFTDAVPTPAMPLPTDEQRQRLEQAGKDVAAAQNRYDAAIKAAHVRFEQWLDQIDGDESQTQSIPDKVAALSFDQWVPATEEESVNETGKKVSADSMRAMPNEVDADHRAVTPDANQLVDGRRGKAIRLTGDDAVVLPGMGHYERHQPFSVSLWIRSSETDQRAVIYRRSRGWDDAGSIGYELTKLGDKLSAKLVHFWPGDAICVETTEPIAADRWYHVAVTYDGSSKASGLKIFIDGSPADTKVVQDHLTRNITQWRQGYNDFAIGSRYRDRGFKDGMVDDFALFQRCLSPIEVRQCFDGRSLSDRLATSPDQWSADDRQQMLQYFVSAIDPSCRSAMDELTAAREEYGAAMDATEAITIMREQSEPRPAYILNRGVYDQRGDQVSADTPEFLPPFPDSEPRNRLGLARWLTDPDHPLTARVVVNRYWQLLFGNGLVRTPEDFGNQGEPPTHPELLDWLARDLVDHGWDLRRLLRMMVLSSTYRQTSVVDPERRQADPENRWLARGPDQRLSAEMIRDNALAVSGLLVRDVGGPPVKPYDVALAYTPLPVDEGAKLYRRSLYTFWKRTSPSPVMMTMNASKREVCRVRREVTASPLQALVLMNGPQFTEASLVAAANWLAEFDGDTDTIIRVAFRSLTGREPNQREQEILSQMVDEQTEIYRSETDLAKQFVQSASHVDTPPQDTARWAAVAVMVNAVMNLDECVRHQ; translated from the coding sequence ATGATAAATCCTACCAATACGGTTTCGATCCCTGCCTGCTTCCTGGCCGCCATTATCGTGGTCTGCGATGGCGGCGCGGCGTCCGCGTCCGACGCAGCGGCGACAGCGATATCCGAGGGCAAAGACGATGGCACGACGGGCGAATTGACGCCGACCATTTCATTCAATCGTGACGTGCGGCCGATTTTGTCGGACCGTTGTTTCAAGTGTCATGGACCGGATGCAGAAAACCAGGATTCGGATCTGCGACTGGATACGCACGAAAACGCCGTTGCCGATTTGGGCGGATACCAGGCGATCGTTCCTGGAGATCTGGAGGCCAGTGAGCTTTACCTGCGGATTCACAGCGACGACGAAGACTTGGTGATGCCACCGGCTGATTCGCTTCGCGGGCTGTCGAAGAAGGAAAAACAGATTCTGGATCAGTGGATCTTGCAGGGCGCGCCCTACGAACGTCATTGGTCTTTCGAAACGCTGCCCAAGAGTGTTGCAGTCCCGCCGATCGACGATCCTTGGGTGACCAACCCGATTGACCGATTCGTGATGGCTGCGATGCATCAACAGAATGTTGCGCCAGCCGATCCGGCGAGCAAGGAAAAGTGGTTGCGTCGCGTGACGTTTGATTTGACGGGGTTGCCGCCGACACTGGATCAGATAGACGCTTTCATCGCCGATGATTCGCAGACCGCATTCGAAACGGTCGTCGATCGGTTGTTGACCTCCGACGCATGTGCCGAACGTTTGACCAGCGAATGGCTGGACGTCGCTCGGTATTCCGATTCGTTCGGATACCAGCGTGATGATGCACGCTACGTTTGGCCGTACCGTGATTGGGTCATCGACGCCTTCCGACAAAACATGCCCTATGACCAGTTCATCACGTGGCAGGTCGGCGGCGATTTGATCCCCGATGCGACAGAAGAGCAGGTCTTGGCGACGACGTTCAACCGTCTGCACTCGCACAAGAAGGAAGGCGGCGTAGCGTTGGAGGAATTTCGGATTGAAAATGTCGCCGACCGGACACAAACCTTCGCGGCAGCGTTCTTGGGTTTGACGCTGGAATGTTCACGGTGTCACGACCACAAGTATGACCCGATCACGATGAAGGATTACTATTCTCTGTCGTCCTTTTTTGCCAATGTGGACGAACGCGGATTGATCTCGTATTTCACGGATGCAGTCCCGACCCCGGCGATGCCGCTTCCGACCGACGAACAGCGTCAACGTTTGGAACAGGCGGGCAAAGACGTTGCAGCAGCCCAGAATCGATACGACGCAGCCATCAAAGCGGCTCACGTGCGATTCGAACAGTGGTTGGATCAGATCGACGGCGACGAATCCCAGACCCAATCGATCCCGGACAAAGTAGCGGCGTTGTCATTCGACCAATGGGTGCCGGCCACCGAAGAGGAATCAGTCAACGAGACGGGGAAAAAGGTTTCAGCGGACTCGATGCGGGCGATGCCCAACGAGGTGGACGCCGATCACCGTGCCGTGACGCCGGATGCGAATCAACTGGTCGACGGACGCCGCGGCAAAGCCATTCGTTTGACCGGTGATGATGCTGTGGTTTTGCCTGGAATGGGCCATTACGAACGCCATCAACCGTTTTCGGTTTCGTTGTGGATCCGATCTTCCGAAACGGACCAGCGTGCGGTCATTTATCGTCGATCTCGCGGTTGGGACGATGCGGGATCGATCGGATACGAATTGACCAAGTTGGGTGACAAGCTGAGTGCCAAACTGGTTCACTTTTGGCCCGGCGATGCCATTTGTGTGGAGACGACCGAACCGATTGCCGCCGACCGCTGGTACCACGTCGCGGTCACTTACGACGGATCCTCCAAGGCGTCGGGGCTGAAGATCTTCATCGACGGATCACCCGCCGACACGAAGGTCGTTCAAGACCATCTGACTCGCAACATCACCCAGTGGCGTCAGGGGTACAACGATTTTGCGATCGGTTCACGTTATCGCGATCGTGGTTTCAAAGACGGCATGGTTGACGATTTTGCGTTGTTCCAGCGCTGTCTGTCACCGATCGAAGTCCGCCAGTGTTTCGACGGGCGGTCATTGTCGGATCGATTGGCGACGTCCCCCGACCAGTGGTCGGCCGATGATCGTCAGCAGATGCTGCAGTATTTCGTTTCTGCGATTGATCCGTCGTGCCGGTCCGCGATGGACGAGTTGACCGCGGCGCGAGAGGAATACGGCGCGGCGATGGACGCGACCGAAGCAATCACGATCATGCGGGAACAAAGCGAACCGCGACCCGCGTATATCTTGAACCGCGGAGTGTATGACCAGCGTGGCGATCAGGTCAGCGCCGACACACCTGAATTCTTGCCGCCGTTTCCAGATTCGGAACCTCGCAATCGTTTGGGGCTGGCCCGTTGGTTGACCGACCCGGATCATCCTTTGACCGCTCGTGTGGTGGTCAATCGGTATTGGCAACTGTTGTTCGGCAATGGATTGGTCCGCACGCCGGAAGACTTTGGGAATCAGGGTGAACCGCCGACGCATCCGGAATTGCTGGACTGGCTGGCACGCGACCTGGTCGACCACGGTTGGGACCTTCGCCGTCTGTTGCGAATGATGGTTCTGTCATCGACGTATCGTCAAACGTCCGTGGTCGATCCGGAAAGGCGTCAAGCGGATCCGGAGAATCGCTGGCTCGCTCGCGGGCCGGATCAACGATTGTCGGCGGAAATGATCCGCGACAACGCGTTGGCGGTCAGCGGATTGCTGGTGCGTGACGTCGGTGGTCCGCCGGTCAAGCCGTACGACGTGGCGTTGGCATACACGCCGTTGCCGGTCGACGAGGGTGCAAAGCTGTATCGACGCAGTCTGTACACATTCTGGAAACGCACATCGCCATCGCCGGTGATGATGACGATGAACGCCAGCAAGCGAGAAGTCTGTCGGGTGCGGCGTGAGGTCACTGCTTCTCCGCTGCAAGCCCTTGTGTTGATGAATGGTCCACAGTTCACCGAAGCCAGTCTGGTCGCTGCGGCGAATTGGTTGGCGGAATTTGACGGTGATACTGACACGATCATCCGCGTGGCGTTTCGTTCGTTGACCGGACGTGAACCGAACCAGCGGGAACAGGAAATCTTAAGTCAGATGGTCGACGAACAGACCGAAATCTATCGATCCGAAACCGATCTGGCGAAACAGTTTGTACAGTCGGCGTCGCACGTGGACACGCCGCCACAGGACACCGCACGATGGGCGGCGGTGGCCGTCATGGTCAACGCGGTCATGAACCTAGATGAATGTGTGAGGCATCAATGA